The region ATCATGTTTTTCTCTTACCTGTCTCAGTAGTATTTGTGGAATTGTTCCTAAACAGCATACAGAAAACATTTATATATGGGACATCTATCTACAACCTAAATGGTCTGCAAAACATTAATACACAAAACCTCAAATGTCTTCTTGAAATGTATTGTTATGTCCCCACAATTGATGGAAGACATTTTTTCTATTGAAATCAAATGGCTTCCTGTTTTCTATGTAAAACCAGAAATACAATGATTTTGTTTGTTACTTTCCCAGCATATTGTCACTACCAACCACACTATTTTCATAGACTCACCGATGATTAGTTATGCCGAAATAGAGACCAAGAGCCACAGCAACCACTACCAACATCACAGCGACTGCTATACCTGCTGCTCCCTCTGGGCTTAGGGGTGGAGGGGCTTTATCTGCAATGCACAGGGATGGATTCAATCAAACATAAACAAAACCTATAGAACAGATGATGCTactgccatttagcagacacttttatccaaagcgactttcagttatgcatgcatacatttttttagatgtgggtggtcctgggaatcgaacccactatcctcgcgttgcaagtgccattttttatcaactgagctacagatgacCACTGTTGTCATAGTTGATCGTTTTTGTGATAGTTGATAGTTTTTGCATTTAATTATCTTTGATTTTGTAGTGACTGTATCAGAGATTCCATTGTACCTTTCACTGACAGACTCTGGCCCACACTGATAACATTTCCGGTGAGATCATTCCTAGCACCACATCTGTAGTCCCCACTGTTGTTGTAGCTGACCTTCTTTATGATGTATCCAGCTTCATGTACACCTGTCTGTTGCCCATTGAACAACCAGGTGAACGTAGCAGGCGGTACAGACTGAACGGAGCAGTACATGAGGGTATGTGTGTCCACCTCAGCGATGTGTTGGCCCAGGATGGTCATGGACTCTGGTCCATCTGTAAGCCCAAGAGCAGAAGACCCTCAGACTGTAGTAGTAacagtggtgacccgtcattcagaGCCCCCAAATGATTTGCAAAAaaatgcctgttttgcatgttattttggcattaatacgtgtcacatatcagtttgcaaacattgtaaaaaagtatatatcattgagttaatataGCTACATACAGACATtatctcttttttgttttcttgagtaaggcagctccaaaatgcagcagtttcagcctagctcagtgctttctgtggtggtggggcaagccagcagaaaatacgaagcattgcaccgtgattggctcagtgttcagtcactcatggggacactacgtcaccgccaagtctaaggggaGACCTCGTAAATTCTAGCCCCtggggtgctgccatagagttacattagaagtgcccaccAAAGAAGGctaaaggtcattggccacagataaaatgccGTCATATcacatatgtacagtagctttgaatGGACTGACCATGTGGTTGCCAACCTccatataaaatccacagaagaagaagaagtactgatcatgtcaacatcacactttcaaaatcttagcttgcAGTCATAATCATGAATCAATTCGACAATCTACTTGCAAATCCTTCTCAAGttttgtcatatgaagagaaataatgaagagacattatagataaaatgtttcattgctcattggccattggacatatacattacacaacaagttggaaatcgcaaattcaacaatgagtggttaattttgaaagtatgatgttgacatgatcagtccaatcaaagctactgtagatataatgtgatttgacataattgtatctgtggccaatgaacATGAGCTTTCTTGGATAGGCACTTCTAATGCAAGTCTATGGCAgaacccaaggggcttgaattttctagctctacccttagatttggaggtgacgtagtgtccccatgagtgacagaacactgaaccaatcagggcgcaactagagaacattaccaacccctacgcactgagctaggctgaaacacctgcatattgggctttattaactcaatgattattattatttaatttttttttacattgtttgcaaactgatatgtgacacatattattaatgccaaaataaaatGCAAAACGGGCAACCCACCCAAATTTTGTAGTTTTAGCTAAAAATGTGGGTCTCAAAATAGGTGGGGCTCTGAATGATGGGTCGTGACTGTTTCaataagaatgacagatctataactcacatatCTATGTGGATTTGGTCACGTCGCCCAAAAGTAACATGTTGCAGctttaagcctagtcctggatgtAAAACTATTTGGAAGCGTGCTTGTTAgttcaggactaggcttaatttgTGTCTGAGAAACCGACCCATAGATTATTAGATTAGTTATAGACCGTTACTCACAGTTCACTATCATTCTATAGGAGGCAGTAGCAGAGCTGGCAGGGTTGGTGAGTTTACACACATATTCTCCGCTGTCGTGTCTCTTCACAGGACTGATGGATAATTTCCTGTTTTCCTCTGAAAAGAATATATTGCCACCAGCAGATAGAGGCTGACCTTCCTTCATCCATTGTATAGCAGTGATGTTACCAGCAGCCTCACAGGTTAAGTTGGCAGAGCTCACATTTGCAAACAGATGGTTTGATGGTCCTGTGATGTTGGCATCAGATATATTCTCTGTAAAACACGAAATCATAGCCAACACTTATGAATATCAAAGATACCACAATGATGATTTTTATGgttttgatgatgatgataaggTCAAGTGAATATCTGTTTCAACCTTTCCTCATGGTAACTAAActcttaaagctagaatccttattGCTACATAACATTTTTGACTTTTACATTTATGACATATATCCATttattcttgaagaatgtaacgTCCCACTGGGCAAATTATTTGAATTAATGTTGTTTTCAcctgaaattacgttgaaccaacgtggaatagacgttgaattgacgtctgtgtaCAGTGGGTTATAAACGCGTCACAATCCCATCATAAACCCAAAATgtaaacttgttttactccaatgtttgtaaagaaTATAAATGTAAACATGTCTCCAAagatggttaaaacaataatcgtcacatcatggatggtcagtccttgaaaccatagctctgtctatgaatttgaaggTGGTTACATTTCACCAGGCCCATGTGTCAGCTTTTAACCAAAACTGAAGTGGGACGAccactttgttattttttcttttaaGGATTTGAGCTTTAACTGTCTTTGTCATGGCACTTGGACTTACCATACACAACCAGTTCAGTTGATCCATTGATTGTTTCTGCTGTAGCTGTTGTTATAGCCACTCTGTATTCTCCACTGTCAGCCAGGGTCAGATTCCTGAGCTCCAGAGATCCAGTAGTTTTGTTCAGAGTGATCCTGTCTCCGTATACAGGCCCTATAGAGTCATTACTGTTATAGACTATAATACTGACTCCACCAACACTCCAGGATATTGTTCTGAACGGCTGGGCTGGTGGGCTTAGATTTGTGATGAACATCACTGTCCCTCCTTCTGCTCCATTCACAGGACCTTGTGGAAACAGACCCTGACCGGCACAGAGACCTGGAGGGAATACAGGGCGGCAGAGAGCATGGCCTCAGACAACATGCTGTACATGGTggtacacactgtacactaaaACGTTCCATCATTTAGGACCGTTCTAAATGACTGACTCAGAGAACAATAGGCCCAGTAACAATCACACAGCACTAATAGTCAGACATAGCTAGCTATACgtacacacaacacagacagactgtCTTCCACAAAAAGGGGTGTAGCCAACATTTGTAGTTCAAACACAGGAGAATAAGACGTGGAATCAACATTTTACTAATTTCACGTGGTGTCTGACAAATACATTAATAAATCAACTGAATAAGGCATGATCACTGAAAGAGAGTTTTCTCCCTTACTTTGGTAATCAGAGTGTaattactgtactctactgtacacaGTAATCTATAGTACAATAATTTCATTTCAATCAAAGGAATCTGTAGTTGTGAAATTAGCAACAAGTGTAGTTAT is a window of Salmo trutta chromosome 37, fSalTru1.1, whole genome shotgun sequence DNA encoding:
- the LOC115176894 gene encoding carcinoembryonic antigen-related cell adhesion molecule 20, with product METTVAISLTLFILTGLCAGQGLFPQGPVNGAEGGTVMFITNLSPPAQPFRTISWSVGGVSIIVYNSNDSIGPVYGDRITLNKTTGSLELRNLTLADSGEYRVAITTATAETINGSTELVVYENISDANITGPSNHLFANVSSANLTCEAAGNITAIQWMKEGQPLSAGGNIFFSEENRKLSISPVKRHDSGEYVCKLTNPASSATASYRMIVNYGPESMTILGQHIAEVDTHTLMYCSVQSVPPATFTWLFNGQQTGVHEAGYIIKKVSYNNSGDYRCGARNDLTGNVISVGQSLSVKDKAPPPLSPEGAAGIAVAVMLVVVAVALGLYFGITNHRNNSTNTTETGSSHAPGTSQGPGTSHAPDTSHGPGTKGGRVYENVGPPLPPPREIQGSNIYNRSIK